A region of the Aphelocoma coerulescens isolate FSJ_1873_10779 chromosome 1, UR_Acoe_1.0, whole genome shotgun sequence genome:
GGACACCAATCCTGGCACAAGTCTTATTATTTGCTACCCACCGGCAACAAGATCAATTTGCCTAATTTTTTGTGTCCTAGTACTTGCACCATCTCTTTAAAGAATGTCCTGTGCCTTAGATGCACTACACGTCCTTCAAAAGGGCTCAAATTCCACCTTGTACCTCCCTGTGGGAATATGATCAACACCTCACAAAGACTGCAGTTATAGCACACTGCAGCACAAGATGCTGTGCAGATGCTGGAAGAAAGGAGGGAGGTGAGAAAAGCAACATTAATTTATCTGCTTCACCTTTTCCATGCTATTTTATTTCAGCTCAAATTCTCGTTTCTGCCTTCAGCCCGGCTCTAAGGGCCATTACACTCCTCAATGCCATTACCATGGCCTATCCTTTTCCCTCTGCACAGTGCCTCCAGCTTTATGTCCCGGTGCTGATGTATCTATTCCTTTGAACTCCTACCAGTGTTTACTCTTCTCTGCAAGCAGGCAGCAAGGATAAACACTAATTTTCGGGGACTGCATCCCTCTGATCTTTTCACAACATGCAGTCATTAAGATTAACTCCTCTTCAGTGTGTCTAATGTGGGAGAGGCTCACAGCATGTTAAACTACATAGTTTATACTGCCTGGAATGCAACTACTTTATCATTTGATACAGCGGCAGCTTGCAAACTTTGGCTGCAGCTCTTAAAACTGTAAATGAAACTACGCACGCAGTAGTATTTTCTAAGCTGGCAGCCCATAATTCTAACTCACATCAGAGGTATGCTTCAGGATCCCTACATTTCTAAAGTCTGCAATTTTAGAACAGGAAAAGCATTAACCTTCACAGACTGCAGCTCTTAGGCTATTCTTATTGAACACTTAGGATCAGGGGATACATATGAAGACAGCAGGTTTCCTGAAAGACAAATTTGACAACTGACCAAGATGTGAGTAACTTCTGTTACTCCCAAATGGAGAGCTCACCTACTTTTTAAGCTACAGAAGAAGCCAGATGACAGATTGTTTGCTAGGGAATGAATGTGACATCTGGATAACCACGGTAAATCACTCTGTGCATAGCTAGTCAGTTCTCATGTGACTACAAAACAGAGGGCTTTTCAATTCCAATTCCCTCCTTTGTGCAGTGAAAGTCCTGCAGTATTGCTGTAAATCTTTACTGTTAGCTGTGAAATGTCCTCACCATCATTAGCTAGATCTATTCTACTCACTTCTCTGCCTATTTGACTCTATAAATAAAGTTCTCTAAAAGCCATAAACTGCAGCAATCTAGCCACAAAATTAAAACACGAAGACAGAGAGCCtataattaatttaatatttcatGTAACTATTAACAACATTGAATTTCATATCTGTACACCTGCAATCCTTCTTTAAGCATCAGTGTCACCTTTGCCATTCATACCAGAGTAAGAATTTTTAGAATTTCATACACAAACTCTTAACTTgggatttaaaatatttattttataaaatctaAATCCAACCAGCACACCTCATGacttaatttctttctgctCCACAGGTTTCAGGCGCTTTTTAATGACAAGCTCTCCCCTGGTTGTCAGAAAGGTGCTGGACACTTCCTCTTCTGTTGGCAGCCCGTGGGGTAGTTTCAGTGGCTGTATTCTACAGGCAAAAGAGTCTGCTTAGTGAAGTCCTGTGACTAGAGGAGAGTTACATTAAATGTTCTAAATTtaccaaaaaataaacaaacagttAGCAAACCTTATTAGATGTTTAATAACTTTCAGTCTGGAATTCACGGAAGGGATATTTTTGTGCAGTCTTGGCTGATGTGCCTAtgtaagggaaaaaagagattttacaAATGTGTTGCCAAATCCCAAATCTTTGTTTGCTGAATTTTGCACACTaccagtaaaaaaataaatcacactTGCAAATCTAAGATTTAGAGAAGTGTCATGCATCAAGAACACACATAAACATGCAATCAAAACCTGACTACAGTAAAATTACAATTTCAGCTTTATTCCTATTCcattataaatgtatttttcttccaacTGTTAATAATAGTGTAAATGAACAAGAGTTTAGGGACAAAACTGCTTCCTTCAGTTATATCTTACATTGATCAAgcacacatttttttctctgtaatatAACACTGACTAGACAAATCTTTGCAGAATGTGCAGTTGGCCTGAACAATGTGGATAAACACATCTTTAACACAAACTTTTAGAGTCTTGAATTTGGAAGCCTTTTCATTGATAAATGAGTTTTATTTGCCTTCCTACAATATCTGAATAATATGACCCCCAGAGAACTGAATTCATAGTATTTACAAACctatttctattattttagaAGAATTGTCAGGGTAAAGTTCTCCTCAGGCAATGCAGCACAATACCACACAGAGATATTCTGAATTCCCACTCAAAGCACATTTGGCACAAACATTCCCCTCAGCTCCTAAACACATCATCAGCTTCTCAGATTGGCTTACAGCTGCTATAAATGTAATTCTGGTTTGTGACTGTAAAACTGAGGTCCTTAAAAACCCCACCACCTTAGTGCTACATTTCTGACATACACAAAAAGTATAAAGAACAACAATCATACTTTATCCAGTCCCAGATCACGTATTATCTTCTTTTCCCAATATGGGCGACCAATGACACTTTTTATTCTAGTAATAACGTGGATTTTGTGGGGCTCCTCAGGGTCACCTCCATACTTTTCATGATCTCCAGGCCGTGGATGAAATACCTAGAATAAAAAGTTCACAAAACCGGAGGTTTTTTCCCTAAATATCTGTTCTACAGTTAACTACTGTCTAAAACATACTTCAACCTTGGTAAAAATTCttacatatatttttcttttcaggtgGTCAAAGCACCAACAAAGTGATCTCAAATTTAGCTTTTATAATATGAAGTCAAACACACTTTCATAATGGTTTGCTGATAAATACAGTAACTCTTGAGCTTGGCCCCACAAATGCACAGAAATACAAGGACAACACCCTGTACCAGCACAACACCTAATTCACGTGAATTTTATCAGGGAGCCTGTGCTCAGCCTCTAGATGGCAAGTTTTTCCACAGGCTTTAAGAATGCTTTTAAGGAAAAGAGTCAACCGACACCAGATGGTATCTtacaaaaataaactaaaactGTAAATGGAAAAATGTAAAGCGCAAGTCAAACACATACCGAGTCTGGAATTCTCGACCTGGTAAAGAGACAACGAACCCACGCCGGGGACGCCATCCCTTCCATCCTCCTCCCCAGCATCTGCAAAGAGAGGAGGGCATAAGTCGTCTGCGCTCTCCTTACAGCTCTGAATAGTCGTAAACACACGATGATACAGCTATGAGTCCCAGCCCCACCTGGATCCCCACCTTCCCAGCGGCTGCGGAGCCCCGAACAGGATCCCCAACTGGATCAAATCCCACGAGACACCACTTGGATCCATCCCCTCGCCGGAACGCCATCTGGATCCCCACTTTCCCGGAGGCTGCAAGCCCCAGCCGGATCTCTCCACGGATCCCCACCTGGGTTTCCCCTCCCCCCGGACCCCCACTTGGATTCCCCCCACACACGCGATCCCCACGCCCCGATCCTCACCTTCCCAGCCCCTGCGAGCCCCAGGCCCGCCCGGCCTGCCCCGGCCGCCATCTCGGCGCGCACCCTTCGTTCCGGCCGGACAGCGGTGTCGCGGCACTTCAGTTCCGAGGGGGCGGAAGGACAGCGGTGTGACACGTCCCCTCTGTTCCCCCGCCCAGTTTCTGGTTCCCCGTGCCGCTGCCCGTCGCCATCCCGGTCCGTGTCCCGGTCCCTGTGCCGGTCCGTGTGCCGGTCCGTGTGCCGGTCCGTGTCCCGTCCCTGCCCATGTCGCAGGCGCGGAGCGATGGCACTGCCGCGCTGGAACGGGCCGGGGCGGAGACGGTGAAGCGGGCGGTGCAGCTGGACGCGGCGTCTCGGTTCCAGGAGTCGCTGGTGTGTTACCAGGAGGGCATCGacctcctgctgcaggtggtGAAAGGTACCGGGCTGGGCACCGCCGTCGGGGCtcggggtggccctggggacacgcgggagggagggagagctgGTGGTCTCCTCCCGGGAGAGCCggaccaggcagggctggggagggccgGCCCCTGTGTTTAACTGGCCCATGACTTTTTTGATTCACAGCCACGGCAGATGAGGCGAAAAAGCACCGCTACCGGCAGAAGATATCCGAGTACATGACCAGAGCCGAAGACATTAAAAAACACATTGAGAAAGAGAAACAAGGTATAAATACCTACATGGGGGATACCAAGAGGAGGGAGTCAGGCTCTTTCCAATGATGGACAATGATCAGGACACGAGGCAAGGAGTAGAAACTGATGCACAAGaaattccacctgaatatgaggaggaacttctttactgtggggCTGAtggagcactggaacagatggtccagagagggtgtggagtcttcCTCTTGGAGATACCCAAGAACCGTCTGGACACAcggtgccctgtgctctgggatgaccctgcttgagcaggaggttggaccagatgttCCACTGCGGTCCCCTGCAGACTGACccgttctgtgattccatgagctGTGGTGTACCCCACGTACCCATTTGCTTTTAATTGTCTGTTGTTACGTGAATGTTTGATGGGCGAGGTGGCTTAACACAGAAATTATGTCCTGACCTTTACTTAAAAAGAGACTTACTTTCCTTTCAGATGGCAAATACCATAAACAGATCAGGATAGAAGAAAACGCAACAGGTTTTGGCTATGAAAAGCTTTTCCATGAGTACCTCACTGAGATTGTTTCTGAAGTTTGGGTGGAGGACCCGTACATTCGGCAGGTTCATCAGGCAAGTAGATACTCGGTGTAACTGATACAGATGTAGCCACTACAGAAATTCTGAGCtactaaattaaataaaactttttcaGTTGTATAACTTTCTACGATTCTGCGAGATGCTAGTTAAGGGGCCGTGCAAGGTGAAAACAATCCACCTCCTCACTTCCTATGATGTGGTAAGTGTCTAGATTTTGGGTTCTATTTCCCTATACTCAGGTGATGTCACatgcaaaacaaaatataaaaatacagacTTATTCCTACTTACCAGAACTTGTTGGGCTCAGATGCTTTCAGCAGAAAACACAgattaagagaaaaataaaaatgtgataGTTGAACGTAAGTAATTTTTTAAGTTCAGAGTTTTCTCATAACTCTAGCAAGTTCTGGGTAAGCGGAAtcttaaactgaaatttctgtGAAAGTTTTGTTGTGGAAAATGTCATAAAAACCAAAGCATCTGTTGAGACAAGGGTTTTTTTGCTCTTCCAACAGCTGTATTTGTCATTTTAGAGGCTTTCATGAGCGGAAATCTCTCAAGCTATCACTGCACTTACTTAAACTATTACTGCACTTATTTTGGCTCAAATACTACATATCTAGTTTCAAAGCACTGAGTGAGCTCCTCCTCCACATCCCTTAGCAAATATACCTGGTGTCTGTCTGCTTTTTATCCTGCCTTTGAAACTGTAAATTTGCCTTCATCCAAGttacttttttttggtttacttTGATACTAAAAACGTTTGTGGGTTTAAGAAGAGGTGACCAGAAGTAGAACAtatagttaaaaaaaacaaccaaaaccccaTCACGTTATTTTCACTTTTGATAGGGTAGTGGGAGGAGTCAGCAGTTGAGTGTCttggaagaaataaaacagtCATTGAGTAATTATGGAGTAACACTGAAGATTGACTTTTCATCTTCAATACACGATCGAGAAATCAGGTGAGTGATACAAAAATGAGCGAATTCCAGTTATTTGAAGACATACTATTTAACCCTAACTTTTGAGACAATTACAGCTGTGGTTAACAAAGTAAAAGGCAGTGGCCCTCACTGGATGAAATCAGCCCTCGATAGTTCCACATTTTCTAATTGTGAATATAATATTAGTTGTGTCTGTACAGAATGGTGTCTTCTGTGGTTCACGCAGGTATTGGTGACACTAGGAAATAATTGTGATTGAAACAAGGTGCTTGTGCATCACATGGATGTAACCTTTTTATCCAGTGTACTCATAGCATTAAAAtttgtgcatttttaaaacagattcAACAATGGGTGGATGATTAAGATTGGAAGGGGTCTTGATTATTTTAAGAAACCAAAGGTAAGGATGCtttgactttttaaattaaCTTAAAATGAGCTCTTCTACAATATATGCTCACCATGTAAATTCTGTTCATTTCTGCAGGGTCATTTCAGCATTGGATACTGTGACTTTGATTTGAGACCTTGTCATGAAACAACAGTGGATGTCTTTCATACTAAATACACGAAGAAAACATGATCAGAAATGACTGCTTTTAATAAGTGTTTTCATAAGCATAAAAATGTAAGACTGGAAGGTGTTGCTTGAGTCCAACTGGTTGTCCACAGAAGCAACTCTTTGAAGTACTTAGTGCAGCACAGCTTTTATAATCTATAGGTTTAAGAATATTTGAGACTTTTCAGTCTGAGACAACGCAACTACATGATTCCTTCACTGTACTTCTGTAATCTTAATTAATACAATCCATGTCTAAATTTTATCTTGATTTCATAATAGACCCTCAGTATTGTCTTTCAAAGGTCTCTTTACcgccatttttatttttactgttgaTTTTGTCTTGAGCCAGTTTTGGATTTTGTATCTTCAACTGACCACCTCACAATCATTGGAAGCTGGGCTGCCACATGTCCTCTTTTATAAGTAGtcttatttatttcctttaattCCTGTATTCTAGTCATGACTACtgttttgctgggttttggtCAATCCTGTAATACTTTATTTCCCAGACTTTACCAGCAATCCCAAATTTAACATTCCGTTTTCCAAGGTCTTTGCCTACAAACGTGGTAGCATTCAGTACACAGTCATTTTAGGGTTGTCTTACGTGTCTCTGAATAATGGATTTTGGACTGGGAAGGCTGCAAACACCTGTATTCTCTTCCCTGTCACTCCTGTGTgttctttgattctgtgatacATGGTCATACACCTGATATCCGTCCTTTGCGTTAGGTGTGGAAAGGATGTGTGATCCTCTCCAGTCTTACTCTCTGACTTTAAAGTCCAATGGCTGCCTTTTCATGCCACTCTCAACTGCAGTAAGCTAATTCCCTACTACTAGGTAGTCCCCTAAAAAGAGTAAATTTAAGTTTTTTCAGAAGCTGGATACCCTGAGTAGCTCAGTTGGTCAGAGTATGGTGTGAGTAATGCCAAGGTCATGTGTTTGGTCTCTGTAAGGGCCATTCACTtgagagctggacttgatccttgtggatcccttgcAACTCAGAATACTCTGTGATTCTAAGCAATATGCTATTTAGAATAAAGACAGAGTCTTCCCTTGTCATTCCTTCACCCTTTGGAAACCAGAAGGTATTACCAGAggagctgctttttttcttttatacaaGAGTTCTTTGTTAGCAAGGATCTGCCTAAGTCATACACTCTGACATGAAAAACAGGCAGTGGCCTCTTTTTCAGGTCCCATCAAAATCTTTTCAGCCTCAGGAGTGACATGTGCCTTACACTTTCTGCCTTGTAATACAGTAGGACTCTATATTCTAGTAGCATGTTTATTGCTAGAACTTTTTCTGTCTcctatatttctttttcctgatgGTTGGTGTTTTCcattatcttctttttttcttaatgtgctatattatttaattttctgtcaTCTAATGCTGATATTCTTTTCCTCTTGCCTTTAACAACAAATCTGTTCCACAGCAATCAATAAGAAATGGAGCTGGTCTTTGCCTTGTTTTCTGGGTCAGTTTGCCAGTGGTCTGCCTTCTTTATCCTTTCTATAATAATATTTCAGCTTTGCAGTGTTGCATCAGCAAAATGAATAATACATGTGCCACAGAGCTGTGTGCTACTAGTCATTCCCCCAGACATTCCATAGGAGCTCCCTTGCTTGCTGCTGTGATACCAAGTTTTTAGTCACTGTTGTGAATTTTATTCAGTTATGTATAATATATGCCTATTTTTAATGGGAATAAaggttattttttattatttgtagcTTCAGTATTCTGTTTGATTTCTTCACTGAATTGGGAAATTCAAGGAAGCTGTGTAATGCCTCATAGATCCACCCATGTTCTGGAGAAGGCTTACTGTAAATACAGTAATTTCCCAAATGTGAAGCTTTGTGCCTTTTAACCTAGTCCAGCAATTTCAAACatagagaatcacagaattaactaGGCTGGagaagacctttgagatcattgagtccaacctatgacctagcatcaccttgtcaactagactATCCAGTcttcttaaacacctccaggaacggggactccaccacctccctgggcagcccttccaatgcccaatcactctttctgtgaagaattgtttcctgatgttcagccTAAACTTCCACTGGTGCTGcttgaggctgtgtcctcttACCCTGCTGCTGGTTGCCTCGGAAAAGagcccaacccccacctggctacaacctcctttccgGTATCAATAAATAGCCTGTGTTCTGACCTAATCAAAATTGCATTACACTTATTCTTCAACAACAGTAAAATACATCCTGAGCCTTTCTTTCATAATTTTACTATATATTGagctattatttttatttagcattGAAACTGTCACTTCCTGTTCATTATTGccttttaatggaaaatttcTGCTAGATGGTAACAGAAGGAACCTCTTTCTCCTAAATATGTATTTGAATTTCCAAATGTTCAGCTTTGATACCAGTACCCATGGCAGCAGGGACTCTCAGCTTTGTGCCAGGCAGTGCAAGAACAAAGGAGGCACAAACAGCCTCTGTCCCAGTTAGCCTCTCCTGCCGTCATCACATAAATCCCAACATTAAACTTCCTAATCCTTCCCCTGCTCTTGCACACGCATGGACAAAAGCCCTAACGCAGGGTGGAACTACAGTGATTCACCACCCAGTGATTCACTACTCAGTGCTGAGCTGAGCTCACTGCGGTGCTTGTACAGCAGAGGCACGGGGGTACCAGCACTCTGCAAGAAGGGACTTTCAAACAGAAACCAGGGAACATCCCTCTCCACACAGCTCAGGGGCTGAGACATGGCCTTTGGGCTACTACCCACAAAGAGCAGGATGCAGGCTGGGGCATCCAGTGCAGCAGCACAACACCAGTTTTGCACCTGCCCCATCCCATCTGTGTCAGCCATTTGTACCTTCTCTGCTACAGGGCCAATTTGGGATGCCCTCACCATTTTCCTGATTCAAGCAGCAATGATGTCTTGTCAGCAGTGGTTTCAATCCTACAGTTTGGGAACATCAGGTGCAGGTAGTGTGAAATTTAAttgtgagattaaaaaaaagcacaagaTTGAACAGTTTGTTTTCTACAAGCTGAATTTTTCTCTTACTAGTGAAcgttttaattttgttttcagtacATTAAGTAAAAAAGCAGAAGTTTAACTTCCATTTTCAAAATGCAAGTCACATTAACATTATCATATTCTCACACAGTAGACTCCACCTGCTGTGCAACTCATCATCTTGTGGACACACTCTTAGCAATGTTGTCACAAGCGTAGTGGTTTCGTTTGGGCAAAACTTACTGCCAGTAAGACTCTTGACCAGTTCACTGTACAGTCCTGGTGGCAGCCACTGCTCTGGCAGATCAATGTTACAGACTTCAATCCTTCCATGCTTTACATCCATATTTActttaatgtcaagaacagAATCTTTATAGGCCATGTTAAAACAAGTGCTAACGCTGAACTTTGGTGTCTTTCCGTACACCCATTCCCAGGTTTGTAGTTCTTTAGTTTTGTTACTAATTCCAGGAAGCAGAGTCTCATCAGCTGGATTTATTATGGTGATATGGTGATCTATTTGGTGTTGTGTAGCATATTCTTTAGCAATGGCATCCAGGAGCATCTCAGAAGTTAAACTAGGATCCTCTTCAAAGAGATTTTTCACTGAGGCAGGCACACTAGGAGTGGCATTACTCTTTAGCCCTTTATAAGGACTTTTTAGCacagaagataaaacaaacTTATCTGCATTACAGAGCAAGGTACAGTGGTGATAAGCACTTGTCCTTCCCAGCTTTGCAGCAGTGCCTGAGATTTTGTATTGCCTGTCTAGCAAGATGTCGTATCTGTCAGTGACATGTACATCTAACTGGGGTCGCAAGGCTTTCAGTGCCTTCACAACAAGCTTCAGGTTTTCCATTCGTTCATATTTTTTTCGGGTTGTGAAGAAAGTCAAATTGATATTACCTAAGTCATGGTAAACTGTCCCTCCTCCACTTCTCCTCCTAGctagttttatatttttttgcCTCAATAGCCTGAGGTTGCATTCCTGCCAGGGATTCTGATGTCTCCCTATTACCACAGCAGGGGAATTTCTCCAAAGGAAAAGGACCTGTTGCTTCTCTAAATCCATGTGGTCATGGATCCAGTCTTCCACAGCTAGATTTTGGTAAACATCATTAGAAACAGACTGAATAATGAGGCCTCCACTAGCTGTGCTCCAGAAGCAAGCTTTTGGAGTTCTGAGGATGCAGGACAGCCAAAGGCAGTTCTTTATTGACTGGAGTACCATGTTTTTAATAACTGGACAGCGGATGGAAGGAATGCCTGCTCTGCTAATACCGAATGCGGCAGGAGCGCAGCCGGCTCTTGTGACTGAACTGCAATGCCAGTGGCAGCCATGAGACAGTCATGCACTTCCCACAGAAGCACGCGAGTTCCAAGGCATGGCGCTCCTCCGGTGATGCCGCTCAGACCCTGGCGGGAGCCTCCCAGAACATCCGGGGGTGTCAGGGTAGCTGCTCCTCGCGGCCCCTGGTGCCTGAAAGACCAAAGGAAGAAACGGAATGTGTATTTTCCCCTCACTCAACGCAGCCTTGCTAATGCCGTTTCGCTTTGTAGTCCAGCTTTGTTAgggttttctgcctttttttccatggggTTCCTGGCGCGGTGTCCCCGCAGCCCCTGGCGCCGCGCCCCCGCCCGCACAGCCCCGCCGGGCGCCCTGCGCTACTCACGGCGGGGAGCGGAGCGGTCCCGGCGCCCGTGACCCTGCGGGCTCCTTGGAACCGGCGGCCTCGGGAGCACCTTCCGCTTCCCGGGTGAGAGGTGCTGGGGGCGGGCGCTGCGCCTGCCCTGTAGCCGGGGAGGAGTCGCGGCGCCGGGCTGGGAGCCGGGCCTGGTGCTCGGTGAGGGCCGGGGTTCCGCCTGTCCCGGCGCAGCCACGGCGCTGGGCGGGGGAGCGAGCTGGGAAGAAGCGGGAATGACTGGGTTACAGACTCACAgcatgggtcaggttggaagggaccacattGGGTCTTCTGGTCCAGcctcctgctcaagcagggtcgtCCCAGAGCACGCGGCACAAAGTTGTGTCCAGGATGTTCTTGAATAtccccagtgagggagactccacaccctctctggacaatctgttccagtgctcagtcaccttaGCAAAGAAGTTCGTCCTCATGTTCAGGTCGAATTTCCCGTGCATCAGTTTCTGGCTATTGtttcttgtcctattgcttggcacctTTGGGAAGAGCCTGGCTTTGTCCTCTTCACACCTTCACTTCAGATACTTAGGGGCATTGCCCACAATATTTACAGCGTCACGGCAACAAGAGGCCGGTGCACAATGCATAAAATGGATGATTTTTCTTGCAAGACCCAGATGTGCAGTTCCTCTCTGCAGGATATTGTGGATGCTAGAAGCTTTTATGAGTTCACAAGGCGACTGAAAGGGTTAACACAAATGCACAGAGACTTTTGAAATAAACAGAAACTCTCTATAATGCTCATGAAGGTATAGAAGCTAAATGTTGATAGCATAATTCGTTAACAAGCTGGAAAGTGATCAAAGACTACCTGTACTGCCGGCAGCAGATTGTCTTCAGATTTGCATTTAGGCCATTCGAGCAGACCTCAGCTACAATTCTTCTTCAAAAGCTGTTGTCTGTGCTTAAGCTCACACCATGGGACAATGTTCAGTGCTAGCTGAAGATTTTTATCCACAGTATTATCCCTATGGACAAATATGTGCTGTATTTCTCTCGGTGATGGATGTGTATTTCTAAAAGGTACATTGCATGTCTTTGTCTTCCCTTCTGCCTTAAAAGAACTGTGTGGCTGTAGTAGGGCAAGTAGAAAGTAAGAAACCATCACAACGTGTGCTGGTGG
Encoded here:
- the MRPL30 gene encoding large ribosomal subunit protein uL30m — encoded protein: MAAGAGRAGLGLAGAGKMLGRRMEGMASPAWVRCLFTRSRIPDSVFHPRPGDHEKYGGDPEEPHKIHVITRIKSVIGRPYWEKKIIRDLGLDKAHQPRLHKNIPSVNSRLKVIKHLIRIQPLKLPHGLPTEEEVSSTFLTTRGELVIKKRLKPVEQKEIKS
- the MITD1 gene encoding MIT domain-containing protein 1 codes for the protein MSQARSDGTAALERAGAETVKRAVQLDAASRFQESLVCYQEGIDLLLQVVKATADEAKKHRYRQKISEYMTRAEDIKKHIEKEKQDGKYHKQIRIEENATGFGYEKLFHEYLTEIVSEVWVEDPYIRQVHQLYNFLRFCEMLVKGPCKVKTIHLLTSYDVGSGRSQQLSVLEEIKQSLSNYGVTLKIDFSSSIHDREIRFNNGWMIKIGRGLDYFKKPKGHFSIGYCDFDLRPCHETTVDVFHTKYTKKT
- the LIPT1 gene encoding lipoyl amidotransferase LIPT1, mitochondrial, producing the protein MVLQSIKNCLWLSCILRTPKACFWSTASGGLIIQSVSNDVYQNLAVEDWIHDHMDLEKQQVLFLWRNSPAVVIGRHQNPWQECNLRLLRQKNIKLARRRSGGGTVYHDLGNINLTFFTTRKKYERMENLKLVVKALKALRPQLDVHVTDRYDILLDRQYKISGTAAKLGRTSAYHHCTLLCNADKFVLSSVLKSPYKGLKSNATPSVPASVKNLFEEDPSLTSEMLLDAIAKEYATQHQIDHHITIINPADETLLPGISNKTKELQTWEWVYGKTPKFSVSTCFNMAYKDSVLDIKVNMDVKHGRIEVCNIDLPEQWLPPGLYSELVKSLTGSKFCPNETTTLVTTLLRVCPQDDELHSRWSLLCENMIMLM